Within bacterium, the genomic segment TCTCCTCCTGTTGCTGCGGATTCAGCTTGTGCCCCAGGTCGTTGGCGCTGACCCACCCAAGCGGCACGCGGATCATCGCCGAACGGTTGCAGTCGCTCCAACAGATGCGGGTGGGAGCCTCCTGGTTGGGCACCAGGCGCAGATAGGCGGAAGAGATGGTGTTGCCGAAAGCGGTGAGGGAATCGGCATAGGTGCAGAAGCCGCCGATCAACTGCCGGGCTTCTCGGGTCAGCCGTCCGTCAGGGCCGAGCATCGCGTTTTTATGATCGCGGCACAGCTCCACATGAACATGCATCCCATTTCCAGCGATCCCTTCCTCCAGCTTGGGCGTGAAGCTGGCGACACAATTGTTGCGATAGGCGACATTGCGGATCAGCCATTTGGCCAGCACCAGGATATCACCCGCCTCATCGATCGGGGTTGGCAGAAATTCGATCTCGAGCTGTTCGGCCCGTTTGCCGCTGATCTCCGCTAGATTGCTGTGAACCGTTTCGAGATATCCGACCTCACTATGGGCGTACTTGACCGAACCAGTGATCTGGGTGATATACCGCACCATCTCATCCAACACCTTGCCGCTCTTGATGAAAGGTGCGGAAGCGTGATAACCGCGTTGTTTGCCAGCTAGAAAAATGTGGCTTTCCGGTTCGGCCAGAAGATAGAACTCAAGCTCGCCCAGCGCATTTAAAGAAAAGCCCGTTCTCTTTTGGAAGTGAGCATGGGCATTGAGGAGAATATTGTCCGGAGCGAAGGCGGCATATCCACCGCTACTATCCAGATAGCGGCAGATGAAATCGAGGCTGCTGGGATCGAACGGATTGAGGAAAGCCGTCTTGTAAAGCGGCACAACATAGAGATCGGAGACCGAGGCATCGACCATGCCCTTGAAAAGGGAGGAGCCGTCCGCGCGTTCGCCGTCGGCTAGAATATGTTCAGCCTGATTCCGGTTGGCGAGCGGGAGCTTGAGTTCCTTGAGCTTGCCGTCCAGGGCCGTATAATGCAGGGTGATGCGTTCGATCCCGCGCTCTTCGATGAGGCGAATCAGATCTCGGCGCGTGAATTCTTCCCGCGGCTTGTCGAGGATCACGGAAACCGGATTTGCCAGGGCATAGGGTTCATTCATCTCCACCTCCAGGGTCATGCAAGAGCCGGTTACCGATCCATCTGTTTTCGAGGCAACCGGGAGTGCAATTTACAGCTATAGGCCGTCAGGAACAAGCACATTTTTCCTGAGGGAAGGCAGGCGTAGACGTCGCAGATTCTCCTGGCGCACGTAGATAAAAAGCTCGATCAACTTGGCGCGCGGCAGCAGAGCGCTTTCGACTGCGAAGGCGGTGGAGCGGTAAAGATTCCAGTCCGCGCGCGTCGCCGCCGGCAGATCCAGGCGATCATACACAGGGGTGCCGGGGGGTATGTAAAAGATGGAGGGGCCGACCAGGACACCGAGATCCAGCAGGTAGTCGATACTCGTCTTGATCTCGCGTTCGTTCTGTCCCGGGAGGCCGAGGATGATATAGACGGTGACCTGGAGGCCGAGCCGCTGCGCCCTGGTGATGACCGTATCGAGGCCCTCTCCGACGTGAGGGCGATTATAGGCCTGACGCAGGCCAGGGTCCCCGGTTACAAAGGAGAGATTGAGCCGTTGGAAGCCCGCCGTCTGCATGAGCTCCAGGATCTCGGCGTCCAGGGTAGGGTAGCAGAGGCCGTTCATCGCGGTCAATTCAATGCCCGCCAGCCGGGGCGTAGCACGGATGGCGAGCAGCAGCGCCTTGAACCACGACCGGCGCAGAGTCAGATTGTCGTCCTCGAAATTAAAGATCCGGACACCCCGGGCATGGAGAAGCTGCATCTCCCAGAGCACATGGTCCACACTCCGGCAACGCAACCTCCGTCCGAACATCTTCTCCACACCACAAAAATCGCAGCCATGGGGGCAACCACGGGTGCACTGCAGGGAGGCGTAGGGAATCCGTCCGATAAGGTAGCGTTCCGGTTCGACCAGATCGTGTGCGGGTGTCAGGGTGCGCCAATCGACTGCTTCCGCAAGGAGGGGTCCCTCACGGCCAAGCGTCAGATGACGAATCCCGGTTTCTGCCGGGCCGATGCAGACCGCATCGAGCGATGGGGTCCGTTTCAGGCATTCAGCGCCAAAGGCCGTGGCGTGATGGCCGCCGATGAAGACCGGGCACCCCACAGCCCTCTTGATGCGTGGCACCAGATCGTCCACATTTTTATAATAGGCGGTGAACTGACTGGATATTCCCACCGCATCCGGGCGTGCCGCTGCAATCTCTGTCAACAGCGCCTCATCCTCGCGGCCAAATCGGTAGTAATGGCTGAAAAAGTGGGGCGTGGCGCCCAGGAAAGGTCGGAGATGGCGCAAGCCGGCTGGAAGCGCCAGGGTGCGTTTTTTCAGCGGCGTGAGGGCATCCACCAGTGTCACTTCATGCCCGGCCCGGCGCAGCACAGCCGCTGTATAGAGCAATCCCAATGGATAGAGCCGGATGGGCGTGGTATAAAAATCCTCAAGAGGCGGTTGCAGCAGCAAGATGCGCATTGTTAATTTATCAGGAATTATTTGGCCGTTATTGCTTGTTTATTATGATAAATGACGCGAGGGGCGCAGATAAAGAACCGCCGCTCACTCAAGCGGCCCAGATGATAGTGAAAATTTATGCAGATTCTCATCACCTACAGCAGCGGGTATGGAACTACCCGGGAAGTCGCCGAAAGGATAGGCCAGGTCCTTACGGTGGAACCGCTTTTTCATGTAGAGCTGGTTTCGATCGACGAGGTCACCTCGATTCGCCCCTATGAGGCGGTCATCCTCGGCAGTTCCGTCCGCGCCAGCCATCCCTTGGCCAATGTCGTGGACTTTTTGGCGTTGCATCGCCACGAACTGGAGAACAAGCAGGTCGCGCTCTTTCTCGTTTGCCTCGAAGCTAATTCCGCTGAAGGCCGTTGCAAGGTTCGACACGAGCACCTGCCTCAACTCCTGGACCGCTTTCCAACAATCCATCCCATTGCCGCGGAAGCCTTCGGTGGCAAGATCGACTTCGCCCGACTCAATCCGGTCATGCAGAGTCTCATGCGCCGGGTCCTTGAACAAACCGCCCTGCCTACAGAAGGCAGTGTCGATACCCGCGATTGGGCTTTCATCGAACAATGGGCGGCCGATCTGCGGCAAAAACTGCTCTCCCTACAGCCCTCCTCCCCTGTGGAAAACCCCTGAATCGTAATGCTTCCACGGCAGGCTTTGGCGCCTGGCAGCAGGCGCTTTACTGGCTCTGAACGAGCAGCGGCAGGTATTTGCCCGCCCTGGGCATAATATAGCCGGCTGGCCATTGCGGCAGACCGGGCCGGGCCAGCGCCCAAGCCTCATCCAGTGATTTCGCCGGGATCATCCCGATGCGCTGAACCACTTCCGGGGCCAGAGCAGAGACCAGAATGATCCGCGCCGCCTCCGTCTTGCTCTTCATTGCCAGAGCCGTGTGACCGTTGATCAGATAGGAACGCAGCAGCTCCTTGCCCATCTCCGCAGCCGTCCCCCCCGTAAAGTAATTCAAAAAAGTGGAAGAACCGATCCCCTCGCGGCATTCGGCCAGGATAACAAGGGTGCCGCCCGGCTTTAAAGCCTGGTAGGCATGATGAATCGACTTGTGCGACTGGATGAGGTTGACATCGCCTGGATAACCACCGGCGCTGGCAAGGACGATGTCCGCCTGGGCATAAATGGGGATACTATAGAGACGGCGCACGACAGGAAGAAGATGCCGTTGCGTCGGCAGGATGGGGCCGGCGGCCGCCGCAGCAATCTGCCCCTCAGGGGAGAGAACCAGCTGCAGCGAGAGCGCCTGCGGGAAAAAAGTGCAGATCTCAGCCAGATCGAGGTAAACCGGATTGCGATCGATTTCGCCTTCACGGCAGTCGGGATGGAACTGGCCGGTAGCCGGATCGAGAGTGAAACGATGGTTTTGAAGGATGCTCTCCTGACCGGCGATGCCGGGAAGAAGCATTTTCGGACCGCCCCCAAAGCCGGCGAAATAATGGTAAAGGATGCCCCCGATCGTCACCACCCAATCCGCCTCGAGCGCCATGCGGTTGATGGTAATAGGGGTGCCGCGGGAGGTCGTGCCGAGGAGTTCGAGCCGCTTCTCTTCACGGCAGTCATGCTGGGTCACCGGATAGGCATCATAGACCTCGGCGCCGATGACCTCGCGCACCAGTGATTCCGGCTGCAGCACATGGCTGCCGTTGGCGACCAGAATGCGGGTTCGCAGAGAGAGGGCATCCTCGAGTTCGGGAAGGAGCCGGGGCAGGAGTTCATCGAGCCGGCAGCGCCGGGTGTGATCGGGGACCACCAGCAGCAGCGTGTCGCCTCGGGAAGCGCCCATCGCTTCCAGCTGCCGGACCAGGTCGGCGATGGCTGCGCCGCTGACATCGGGCTGGCCGGGTGCAGCCGTACCGGGTACCTCCTCGGGGAGCACCCGCCAGCTGATGCCGGAGTCAGGCCGAAACTCAACTCCGCGAGAACCATATAAAAGCTGCATATCGGCCCTGAACAGGATTTACTGGATCAGCTGCAGGATCTCTTCGCCATGTCCCTCGGGCGAAACCTTGTGGAAGACCTTCTCGAGCGTGCCTTCTTTACCGACAATGAAGGTTTTGCGGATGATGCCAAAATACTTTTTCCCGTACATCGACTTCTCACCCCAGGCTCCATAGGCCTCCGCGACCTGATGATCGGGATCCGAAAGCAGAGGAAAATTGAGACCATACTTTTCGATGAATTTCTGGTGCGACTTGAGATCGTCAGGGCTGACGCCGAGCACCACAGTATCCCGGGCATCAATACGCGGCAGGGTGTCGCGGAAAGAGCAGGCTTCCTTGGTGCAACCGCTGGTATCGTCCTTGGGATAAAAATAGAGCACAACCCGTTTTTTCCCCGCATAATCGCTGAGCGAAATCGTCTTGCCGGTTGTCGCTGCCAGGGTGAATTCCGGTGCCTTGTCGCCTGCTTTTAACTCCTTCATAAAGACCTCCCGTGTGACATCGCATCTTTAGTGTATATCATTCTTAGCAACAGCAGGACGACGCGGCCTATTCCATCCCGAGCGGGACGGCGGCATACAGCACGGCCCGGCAGGGAGCCGGGCCGCTGGAGGTCTTATTTTTGTTCGCGCCATCAGGGTATGGCCGGATCAGCCAGATGGAGCAGCGCCTGATGAATCTTTTTGCAATCGAGGCGTGCAGCCAGGCGCCGACATCCGGCGTCATTCAAGTGCCGTCGTGCCGCCGCGGAAAAGGCGATGGTGATTTGAACGAGGGGCTCGATCTCCATGTCGTCGCTGCTGGCGGCGGCGTGATAGATCAGCCGGCCATCGCCCTCACGCTCCCAATAATCTTCCAGGGTGATCCGCTCATCCTTCATACGATCACATCAGCCAGTGCAGCTGCGTCTGGCCGCTCCTTTGATCAATGATGTACTCGCCAAGATGGGTTGGGACCTTGCTGGCATCGCGAATCCGGAGCGGACGCTTGGGGGCTACGGCATAAGTGTGGCACCCGGGATGACCACGGATCTCCGCCGGAATGAGGGGCAGCAGCTCCGGACCGCCATCGCAGACCTGTCCATCCGCTTTATCCTCCAGTACCCTCTCGATGGTCTCATCCTCCTCCACCTCACAGATCCGGTCATTTTCATCCGCCGCCTCGGGATTTAGGCCATGCCAGAAGTGGCTGCCGAGGGTATGGGTTTCCGGTGTCGTATAGAGGCGGTCGATGGCGACGTCACTCTGCTTGAGCAGCTCGCCAATCTCGCGCGCCTTGTCGGCCTGATCCTCCCCGACCAGGATGAAAAAGACGCGGGTTTCATAGGGATAAAGCACCCGCCGGCAGGGTAAAGAGTTCATGGGAACCTCCCCAGGCCATAAACGCCTGCAGTTGGATTCGTCCAACAGGAATGAACCGGTGATGGCAGAAGAAATTTCCCGCAAATTCGGATAAAAAATTGAGGAGTGCTGTGGCAGTACTACTAGGGACAACGGGGAATGCCATCTATTCGGGTAACACGGGTTGATGTCCGGGATATTCCCATTCGCAAATTAATCGGAGAAGGGGCCAAATCTTGCGATGCGGCCCCTTCTCCCGGTTGTGCGATTACTCTTCGGCGTGGACAATACCCTTTTCAAGACGGCGCTGCTCCCGCGCCTTGCGGAAGCGGTTGGCCCGCGAACCGATGAATTCCATATAATAGTAGATGATCGGCACAATCACCAGGGTCAGAACTGTGGCCACGGTCATGCCACCCATGACCGCCCGTCCCATTGGCGCCCAGATCTCGCCGCTTTCGCCTGCACCAAGGGCCAACGGCAGCATGCCGAGGATGGTGGTCAGAGCGGTCATCAGAACCGGGCGCAGACGCACGCGGCCGGCTTCATGGATCGCCGCCTCCAGTTCCCAACCCTCGTGCCGCAGCTGGTTGATCTTGTCGACCAGCACGATGCCGTTGTTGACCACGATGCCGACCAGCATGACCACCCCAACAAGAGCCATGACGTTCATATCCGTCCCGGTCACCATCAGACCGAGGGCGACACCGATCATCGACAGTGGAACAGTGAAAAGGATGGTGAAGGGATCCACCAGCGATTCGAACTGCGAAGCCATCACCATGTAGGTCAGGATGATCGCCACCAGCAGGGCAATGCCGAGATACATAAAGGATTCCTGCTGATCCTGCGCTGTGCCGCCGATTTCGGTGCGAAAATCGCGCGGCAGCGCCACTTCCTTAATGACCTTGTTGACATCTCCAGTGACGCTGCGCAAATCCCGTCCTGAAACATCGAGGCTGAGGGTTACGATGCGTTCCTGGTCCTCCCGGAGGATTTCGCGCGGGGCCCGGGTATATTCCACGTTCGCCAACGCTCGCAACGGGATCTGGCTGCCGGTGGGGGCCATGATGAGGATGTTTTCGAGATCCTCCTTGCTGGTGCGAAATTTTTTATCCAGCTGCAGCTTGATGTCGTATTCATCGCCGCTGTCGCGGAACTGCGTGACCGTGGACCCCAAGATACTGGTGCTCACCACCTGGCCTATCTGGGCGGTGCTCAATCCCAGGTCGGCGATGCGCTGCCTGTCGAGATGGATCCGCAATTCCGGTGTCGCCTTACGGATGCTGGAGGTGACGGATGCAACACCCTTGATCCTAGCCAGCTTGGGTTCAAGCTCGTTGCTGATCGCCTCGGATTTCTCCAGATCGTGTCCGAAGATTTTTACCGCGATATCGGCGCCGCTGAAGAGCTGCTCGCCGCGATCGGCGAATTTGACTGTCATATCCGGCAGGGCATTCAGCTCATCCCGCACAGCATCCTGGATCTCGAAGGAACTACGCTTGCGGTGGGTCCTATCCTTGAGGCGGATGGTGATGTCCCCTTCGGCGGAGCTCTTCGAGGAGAAGAGGGCCATGATCCCTTCCCCCTGGCCGAAATTGGCATAAATATTCTCCGCTTCCGGTATCTTTTCTTTGAGGATCTGGTTCAGTTCCTGCATGCTTTTGTCCATAGCGGTCAAACTGGTCCCTGGTGAACGATCGACCGAGACGGCGATAAATCCGTTGTCGGTTTTCGGGATGAAATCGCCGCCGGCCAGGAACATCCAGGTCACGGCCAGGATGAATGCAAGAATGGTGACCGCCAGAACGGACTTTTTGTGCCGCATGGCGCCAGCCAGGCTGCGCGCGTAAAAGCTGTGCAGGCTATCCAGCCATGCAGTGATCAGCCGGTGCGCCCGCATGGTCAAACCCTTGGGATCGAGATTTTTCTGAATGCGCAGGATGCGCGAAGCTAGAAGCGGGATCAGGGTCAAGGCAACGACCAGCGAGATGGTCAGCGAAAAGCAGATGGTGATCACCATGTCGCGGAAGAGCATGCCAGCCATGCCGGGCACAAAAAGCACCGGGACAAAAACCACCAGGGTCGTCAGGGTAGAGGCGGTGACCGCCATGGCCACCTCCTGCGTCCCGTTATTGGCGGCATCGACCAGTTTTTCTTTGAGTTCATCGTGGCGCCTGAAGATGCTCTCCAGGACGACGATCGAGTTGTCAACCAGCATGCCGATCGCCAGGGCAAGGCCCGCCATCGAGATAATGTTCAGGGAGATGCCGGCCTGGTCCATAACGGCAAAAGTAGTAACCACGGAAGTCGGGATCGAAATCGCCACAATCAGCGAGCTGCGGATATTACGGAGAAAGAGGAGCAGCACCAGAAAAGTGAGCAACACCGCCTGCCAGGCAGTAGCGTTCAGATTGGACATGGACTGGGTGATGAATTTGGAGAGATCCATCATCGTCTCGATCTTGACCCCTGCGGGCAGTTCCTTCTCGATGGCGGGAAGGCGTTTGGCCACCTCACG encodes:
- a CDS encoding glutamine synthetase family protein, translating into MNEPYALANPVSVILDKPREEFTRRDLIRLIEERGIERITLHYTALDGKLKELKLPLANRNQAEHILADGERADGSSLFKGMVDASVSDLYVVPLYKTAFLNPFDPSSLDFICRYLDSSGGYAAFAPDNILLNAHAHFQKRTGFSLNALGELEFYLLAEPESHIFLAGKQRGYHASAPFIKSGKVLDEMVRYITQITGSVKYAHSEVGYLETVHSNLAEISGKRAEQLEIEFLPTPIDEAGDILVLAKWLIRNVAYRNNCVASFTPKLEEGIAGNGMHVHVELCRDHKNAMLGPDGRLTREARQLIGGFCTYADSLTAFGNTISSAYLRLVPNQEAPTRICWSDCNRSAMIRVPLGWVSANDLGHKLNPQQQEESGTAAGRQTVELRSPDGSAAVHLLLAGMTMAAEWGLTHPQSAKLADQLYVKGNIFEDPELLKRLQALPKSCVESAKLLLEKRMLYERDGIFPSSIIDYMARLLFAEQDEDLNNHLLHLPADDRLEETRKLMHKDLHRH
- a CDS encoding radical SAM protein — its product is MRILLLQPPLEDFYTTPIRLYPLGLLYTAAVLRRAGHEVTLVDALTPLKKRTLALPAGLRHLRPFLGATPHFFSHYYRFGREDEALLTEIAAARPDAVGISSQFTAYYKNVDDLVPRIKRAVGCPVFIGGHHATAFGAECLKRTPSLDAVCIGPAETGIRHLTLGREGPLLAEAVDWRTLTPAHDLVEPERYLIGRIPYASLQCTRGCPHGCDFCGVEKMFGRRLRCRSVDHVLWEMQLLHARGVRIFNFEDDNLTLRRSWFKALLLAIRATPRLAGIELTAMNGLCYPTLDAEILELMQTAGFQRLNLSFVTGDPGLRQAYNRPHVGEGLDTVITRAQRLGLQVTVYIILGLPGQNEREIKTSIDYLLDLGVLVGPSIFYIPPGTPVYDRLDLPAATRADWNLYRSTAFAVESALLPRAKLIELFIYVRQENLRRLRLPSLRKNVLVPDGL
- a CDS encoding flavodoxin domain-containing protein, with the protein product MQILITYSSGYGTTREVAERIGQVLTVEPLFHVELVSIDEVTSIRPYEAVILGSSVRASHPLANVVDFLALHRHELENKQVALFLVCLEANSAEGRCKVRHEHLPQLLDRFPTIHPIAAEAFGGKIDFARLNPVMQSLMRRVLEQTALPTEGSVDTRDWAFIEQWAADLRQKLLSLQPSSPVENP
- the larA gene encoding nickel-dependent lactate racemase; its protein translation is MQLLYGSRGVEFRPDSGISWRVLPEEVPGTAAPGQPDVSGAAIADLVRQLEAMGASRGDTLLLVVPDHTRRCRLDELLPRLLPELEDALSLRTRILVANGSHVLQPESLVREVIGAEVYDAYPVTQHDCREEKRLELLGTTSRGTPITINRMALEADWVVTIGGILYHYFAGFGGGPKMLLPGIAGQESILQNHRFTLDPATGQFHPDCREGEIDRNPVYLDLAEICTFFPQALSLQLVLSPEGQIAAAAAGPILPTQRHLLPVVRRLYSIPIYAQADIVLASAGGYPGDVNLIQSHKSIHHAYQALKPGGTLVILAECREGIGSSTFLNYFTGGTAAEMGKELLRSYLINGHTALAMKSKTEAARIILVSALAPEVVQRIGMIPAKSLDEAWALARPGLPQWPAGYIMPRAGKYLPLLVQSQ
- the bcp gene encoding thioredoxin-dependent thiol peroxidase — translated: MKELKAGDKAPEFTLAATTGKTISLSDYAGKKRVVLYFYPKDDTSGCTKEACSFRDTLPRIDARDTVVLGVSPDDLKSHQKFIEKYGLNFPLLSDPDHQVAEAYGAWGEKSMYGKKYFGIIRKTFIVGKEGTLEKVFHKVSPEGHGEEILQLIQ
- a CDS encoding efflux RND transporter permease subunit, with translation MKITQVSIKRGVTTAMIYIIAVGFGLFSLARLNLDLYPKLEFPMLAVITQYTGVSPDDLETVVTRPIEEAVASVENVKTVSSTTQQGLSLIMVEFTWGTDMNQAEIDVRNNLEYIRDYMPADASQPMVFAFDISAQPILYLTLSSRDLSQAELRYIGEHDLEPRLERISGVASASTMGGMKREIKVFADPMRMRAHRISLQQITSALQAGNLQIPSGMVEDDKLEFSVNTSGQYSSVDQIANTSVATYNGTVIRLSDVARVEDGFSEQRQRVWNNNKPAVSVMVQRQSDANSVSVCREVAKRLPAIEKELPAGVKIETMMDLSKFITQSMSNLNATAWQAVLLTFLVLLLFLRNIRSSLIVAISIPTSVVTTFAVMDQAGISLNIISMAGLALAIGMLVDNSIVVLESIFRRHDELKEKLVDAANNGTQEVAMAVTASTLTTLVVFVPVLFVPGMAGMLFRDMVITICFSLTISLVVALTLIPLLASRILRIQKNLDPKGLTMRAHRLITAWLDSLHSFYARSLAGAMRHKKSVLAVTILAFILAVTWMFLAGGDFIPKTDNGFIAVSVDRSPGTSLTAMDKSMQELNQILKEKIPEAENIYANFGQGEGIMALFSSKSSAEGDITIRLKDRTHRKRSSFEIQDAVRDELNALPDMTVKFADRGEQLFSGADIAVKIFGHDLEKSEAISNELEPKLARIKGVASVTSSIRKATPELRIHLDRQRIADLGLSTAQIGQVVSTSILGSTVTQFRDSGDEYDIKLQLDKKFRTSKEDLENILIMAPTGSQIPLRALANVEYTRAPREILREDQERIVTLSLDVSGRDLRSVTGDVNKVIKEVALPRDFRTEIGGTAQDQQESFMYLGIALLVAIILTYMVMASQFESLVDPFTILFTVPLSMIGVALGLMVTGTDMNVMALVGVVMLVGIVVNNGIVLVDKINQLRHEGWELEAAIHEAGRVRLRPVLMTALTTILGMLPLALGAGESGEIWAPMGRAVMGGMTVATVLTLVIVPIIYYYMEFIGSRANRFRKAREQRRLEKGIVHAEE